The proteins below are encoded in one region of Tachypleus tridentatus isolate NWPU-2018 chromosome 4, ASM421037v1, whole genome shotgun sequence:
- the LOC143248189 gene encoding zinc finger MYM-type protein 6-like — protein MVKRMLNERASTVDKGLLASYDISKLIAIADKPHDIATVDTELQDDDLLVYVEHLNYLYGNMQVRFSDLLDMNILDWLVDPFRMNAVDVNITLQEYLIQPQSDITAQARFKRDKHYFWISSEITHEFPQLFEKAKLYFIAFPTSYLIDSGFNSQLTYLLSKYIAALML, from the exons atggtAAAACGAATGTTGAACGAAAGAGCATCTACGGTAGACAAAGGTTTACTTGCATCCTACGACATTTCCAAATTAATAGCAATAGCTGACAAGCCACATGATATAG CCACTGTTGACACTGAACTGCAAGATGACGACCTTTTGGTGTATGTGGAGCATCTAAACTATTTATATGGTAATATGCAAGTTCGATTTAGTGACCTGCTGGATATGAATATTCTGGATTGGCTGGTGGATCCATTTAGGATGAATGCGGTTGATGTTAACATCACATTACAAGAATATCTCATCCAACCGCAGAGTGATATAACAGCCCAAGCTAGATTCAAACGTGACAAACATTATTTCTGGATAAGTAGTGAAATAACTCACGAGTTTCCACAACTCTTTGAGAAGGCAAAGTTGTATTTTATCGCTTTTCCCACATCATATCTGATTGATTCTGGTTTTAATAGTCAGTTGACTTATTTGCTATCAAAATACATAGCCGCCTTGATGTTGTGA